The following are from one region of the Vibrio hyugaensis genome:
- a CDS encoding methyl-accepting chemotaxis protein, whose translation MKEIPFRWIDKYLIHLKIQEKFYLLFFLPLLALVILTLVLNSAADSMISGLYQEELMLMKGLIEAGNLSQSQVANLIAGSDTITFGTGPDSVSVLNGAFSLVANHEQSLWTALSTTQVSIILVTLFIIAIGVYYIMTFIGGAMFTMNKALNTLADGDLTARMNFFRVRDEFSEIAITIDKVADREQKMVQSIQESVALMQQISSDLNLSIHNSSEISNTQQEHLNSLASATEQMASTIREVATLAHDSSTQTDDARSVAQSGQVKVENTLHSISNLSTEIQSASQAVEELDANAAQIDEVVTTINGISEQTNLLALNAAIEAARAGEQGRGFAVVADEVRALAGRTQQATVEIQAMIEALQRNSQSLTKLMEVTVHNANEGQTLMAEVNHEIGSLADKNQTISDSSIQIATAAEEQGVVADNIASSVEEIRIQANNVCTMISTTSQNVEQLRAQSDTMESLLTGLKA comes from the coding sequence ATGAAAGAAATTCCCTTCCGTTGGATTGATAAGTATCTCATCCATTTAAAAATTCAAGAAAAGTTCTATTTACTCTTCTTTCTTCCTCTTCTTGCATTAGTCATTCTCACTTTAGTCTTAAACAGTGCCGCTGACTCCATGATTTCTGGTTTGTATCAGGAAGAATTGATGCTGATGAAAGGGCTGATCGAGGCTGGCAACCTTTCGCAATCTCAAGTTGCAAACCTTATTGCAGGCTCAGACACCATTACCTTTGGTACTGGCCCAGATTCCGTGTCCGTGCTGAATGGCGCATTTAGCCTTGTAGCAAACCATGAGCAGTCTTTATGGACCGCACTTTCTACAACGCAAGTAAGTATTATTCTTGTGACTCTATTCATCATCGCGATTGGTGTTTACTACATCATGACTTTCATCGGTGGTGCGATGTTTACGATGAACAAAGCTCTCAACACGCTTGCGGATGGTGATCTAACAGCGCGTATGAATTTCTTCCGCGTTCGTGATGAGTTCAGCGAAATCGCGATTACCATCGACAAAGTAGCAGATCGCGAACAAAAGATGGTTCAATCCATTCAAGAATCAGTGGCGCTCATGCAGCAAATCAGTTCTGATCTGAACCTTTCGATTCACAACAGTTCTGAGATCTCGAATACTCAACAAGAGCACCTTAACTCACTAGCAAGTGCAACAGAGCAGATGGCTTCCACGATTCGTGAAGTTGCAACTCTGGCACACGATTCAAGTACGCAGACTGACGATGCTCGCAGCGTCGCTCAATCTGGCCAAGTGAAGGTTGAAAACACGCTGCATTCTATTTCTAACTTGTCGACTGAGATTCAATCAGCATCACAAGCCGTAGAAGAGTTAGATGCAAATGCTGCACAGATTGATGAAGTGGTAACGACCATTAATGGCATTTCTGAGCAAACTAACCTACTTGCGTTAAACGCGGCTATTGAAGCAGCACGTGCAGGTGAACAAGGTCGTGGGTTTGCGGTTGTTGCCGATGAGGTTCGCGCTCTAGCTGGACGTACTCAACAAGCAACGGTTGAAATCCAAGCAATGATTGAAGCGCTACAACGTAATAGCCAATCACTGACTAAACTAATGGAAGTAACGGTTCATAATGCGAACGAGGGCCAAACTCTGATGGCTGAAGTGAACCACGAAATAGGCTCACTGGCAGACAAGAACCAAACTATCTCAGACAGCAGCATTCAAATTGCCACCGCCGCTGAAGAGCAAGGTGTCGTTGCAGACAATATTGCATCAAGCGTTGAAGAGATCCGCATACAAGCAAACAATGTATGTACGATGATCAGCACAACGTCGCAAAACGTTGAGCAGCTTCGAGCTCAAAGTGACACCATGGAATCGTTGCTGACAGGTCTAAAAGCCTAG
- a CDS encoding class I SAM-dependent methyltransferase yields the protein MTAAIYLVKGREKSVKRKHPWIFSRGISKVEGEPALGETVDVFTHDGKWLAKAAYSPESQIRARIWSFEKEEINKAFFVKRFNNAQLLREDIIERDGLTGYRLIAAESDGMPGVTIDRYQNFFVCQLLSAGAEYNKQAIVDALVECFPDYNVYERSDVAVRKKEGLKETTGVLHGEEPPKSVVIEENGVKISVDIVGGHKTGFYLDQRDSRQQAMKYVKDKEVLNCFSYTGGFGLYALKGGAKRVINADVSQPALDTAKFNAELNEFDISKKRAVFLNADVFKLLREYRDQGTKFDVVIMDPPKFAESKAQLNGACRGYKDINMLAMQILNPGGTLLTYSCSGLMDQVLFQKIIADAAVDANRQVKFVERFEQAADHPTDTAYPEGFYLKGFACKVL from the coding sequence ATGACAGCTGCTATCTATTTGGTAAAAGGTCGTGAGAAATCGGTTAAGCGCAAGCACCCTTGGATCTTCTCTCGAGGCATCAGTAAAGTTGAGGGCGAACCAGCGCTCGGCGAAACCGTTGATGTATTCACTCACGACGGAAAATGGCTAGCTAAAGCAGCATACTCACCAGAGTCTCAAATCCGTGCTCGTATCTGGAGTTTTGAAAAAGAAGAAATCAACAAAGCCTTCTTCGTTAAGCGTTTCAACAACGCTCAGCTTCTTCGTGAAGACATTATCGAACGCGATGGCCTAACTGGCTACCGTCTTATCGCGGCAGAGTCTGATGGTATGCCTGGCGTTACTATCGACCGTTACCAAAACTTCTTTGTGTGTCAGCTTCTAAGTGCGGGCGCAGAATACAACAAGCAAGCGATTGTTGATGCTTTGGTTGAGTGCTTCCCTGACTACAACGTTTACGAGCGTTCAGACGTCGCGGTACGTAAGAAAGAAGGTTTGAAAGAAACCACTGGCGTACTGCACGGTGAAGAGCCACCAAAATCAGTGGTGATTGAAGAGAATGGAGTGAAGATCAGTGTCGATATCGTCGGCGGTCATAAAACGGGTTTCTACCTAGACCAACGTGATAGCCGCCAACAAGCGATGAAGTACGTGAAAGACAAAGAAGTTCTGAACTGTTTCTCGTACACCGGCGGTTTTGGTTTGTATGCACTAAAAGGCGGCGCAAAACGCGTTATCAATGCGGACGTATCACAACCTGCTCTAGACACTGCCAAGTTCAACGCAGAACTGAACGAATTCGATATCTCGAAAAAACGCGCTGTTTTCCTAAACGCTGACGTGTTCAAACTGCTACGCGAATACCGTGACCAAGGTACGAAGTTCGATGTTGTGATCATGGATCCACCGAAGTTCGCAGAAAGTAAAGCACAGCTAAACGGAGCATGCCGCGGCTACAAAGACATCAACATGTTGGCGATGCAAATTCTAAACCCGGGTGGCACGCTACTGACCTACTCTTGCTCAGGCTTAATGGACCAAGTTCTGTTCCAAAAAATCATTGCTGACGCCGCAGTAGATGCAAATCGCCAAGTAAAATTTGTAGAGCGTTTTGAACAAGCAGCCGATCACCCAACGGATACAGCCTACCCAGAAGGTTTCTACCTGAAAGGATTTGCGTGTAAAGTTCTATAA